The following DNA comes from Nitrospira sp..
ATTCCTGGTGCCGTGCATTCGACGTGGCATGAATATAGCGACCCTGAAGCGGTCGCGAAGGGACTCTTGGATCCGAATCTGAAACGCATTGAGGCGCGGCTGCAGGCGCTCGGCATCAACCAGGAGAGCGAAGTCGTCATCTATTCCAATCCATTTGATAACTGGGGCGACGAAGGCCGCATGTTCTGGATGCTGGAGTATCTGGGGCACAAGAATCTCAAGGTGCTGGACGGTGGATGGGTGAAATGGATTCATGAGCGCCGCCCGTTCGAGCATGGTGCAGTGCGCCCCAAGCCAGGCAACTTCACTGTGTCGCCCATCGACTCGGCCATCATTCTCAAGGATGAGCTCAAGGCGATCGTGCGCAAGCCGCAGCCGACGACCACCATTGTGGATGCCCGGAGCCTGGAAGAATTTCTGGGCAAGGAAGTGTCTGGCATTCCGCGTCCCGGTCACATACCCGGCGCGGTCCACGTAGCGTGGAGCGGATTCCTGAATCCGGATGCCACGGTGAAGGATCTGGCGGCAATCACAGCCCAATTGGATCTCAAGGGGCTGAATCCGAAACAGGAGACCGTGTGTTATTGCACCGGCGGAGTGCGTTCGGGCTGGCTCTACTTCGTGTTGCGCCTAGCCGGTTATGCGCGCCTGCGTAACTACCCCGGTTCTTGGTGGGAGTGGAGTCGGGATTTTGCCTGTCCGGTTGAGAAAGATTTGCTCGCGCTGCAAAAGTTGCTCGGCCTGTCGGAATCGCAGGTCCCGACCGGGATGCGTCCGTCTTGACAGGATAACGAGCCCTCTTTATGCTGAAATTGTGCGATGGTGGCATTATGCGGTGCACATACTTACAGAGGAGGCGGTTCATGCAGACTGCGAAATGGCGGGGAGTCGTGGTGGCCGGAGTCATGATGGCGCTTGTCGGCGCGCCGATGGTGTCCAGCGTGGCCTTCGCGGCAGGAAATAAGCATCAGGCTGAAGCTGTCGAGCATGCCAAGGAAGCGGTCGCGCACGGGAAGCAGGGGCATGCGGACGCACTGGTGAAGCATGCGGAAGCGGCGTTGAAGCATGCCGAAGGCGCGATGGCTGAGACGAAGAACCCTCATGTGGGTGAAGCCATCAAGGGGCTGAAGGACGGGATCGAGCACGGCAAGGCGGGCCATGCGGATGTGGCGACCAAAGCAGTGGAAAACGCCCTTCCCCACTTGTCTGAGGGAATGTAAGCGGTTCTTGCGCGTCCGAGACCGGTAGGATAAAACGGGCAGGGGCATCCCTGCCCGTTTTTGTTTGTGCGGAAAGGCGACCCCCATGCGGATTGGCTACCTTCAGTTTGATCCGACGTTCGGCGAAGTGGTTCGCAATCTCGATGTGGTGACGGCTCACCTCGAGCAAGTCGAGGCCGACCTGATCGTCTTGCCGGAACTGTTCGCCACCGGCTACCAGTTCGTCTCACAGGCGGAGGTGATGGATCTGGCCGAGCCGGTACCTGATGGCCGGACGACGCGACGGCTTGCGGACATTGCCGCTCGTCGCGGGATGACGATTGTGGCGGGAGTGGCGGAACGCGACGGCGCACGCTGCTTTAATTCAGCCGTAGTGGTCGGGCCAAAGGGAGTGATCGGTTGTTATCGGAAGACGCATCTCTTCTTTGAGGAAACCCTATTCTTTACTCCCGGTGACAGCGGGTTCCGAGTGTGGGACATTGGTCCGGCCAAGGTCGGCGTCATGATCTGTTTTGACTGGTACTATCCGGAGTCAGCCCGCACCCTCGCGTTGCAAGGCGCGGAGATCATCGCGCACCCGTCGAACCTGGTGTTGCCGAATTGCCCGGATTCCATGGTGACTCGGTGTT
Coding sequences within:
- a CDS encoding sulfurtransferase; amino-acid sequence: MQHPLLIDCETLQTRLGQPGLVILDVRGRSTYEFGGHIPGAVHSTWHEYSDPEAVAKGLLDPNLKRIEARLQALGINQESEVVIYSNPFDNWGDEGRMFWMLEYLGHKNLKVLDGGWVKWIHERRPFEHGAVRPKPGNFTVSPIDSAIILKDELKAIVRKPQPTTTIVDARSLEEFLGKEVSGIPRPGHIPGAVHVAWSGFLNPDATVKDLAAITAQLDLKGLNPKQETVCYCTGGVRSGWLYFVLRLAGYARLRNYPGSWWEWSRDFACPVEKDLLALQKLLGLSESQVPTGMRPS
- a CDS encoding metal-binding protein SmbP, encoding MQTAKWRGVVVAGVMMALVGAPMVSSVAFAAGNKHQAEAVEHAKEAVAHGKQGHADALVKHAEAALKHAEGAMAETKNPHVGEAIKGLKDGIEHGKAGHADVATKAVENALPHLSEGM
- a CDS encoding acyltransferase; its protein translation is MRIGYLQFDPTFGEVVRNLDVVTAHLEQVEADLIVLPELFATGYQFVSQAEVMDLAEPVPDGRTTRRLADIAARRGMTIVAGVAERDGARCFNSAVVVGPKGVIGCYRKTHLFFEETLFFTPGDSGFRVWDIGPAKVGVMICFDWYYPESARTLALQGAEIIAHPSNLVLPNCPDSMVTRCLENRVFSVTANRIGLEARGGKDPLTFIGLSEVVSPRGRILHRAPRECEELALVDIDPAEARIKALNAYNDLLRDRRPSLYEA